The DNA sequence AACGGGTACCTCTTACCACTACGACGGCACCATCCGGGTGAGTCGCCAGGGGCTCAACACAACGGCCAGTGGCGACCTGTATTATCACAAACCACTCATTATCTGGCCGCTTCCACAACCCGTACCACCCATCATCAGTCCGCAGCAGGATGTGTTTGCCCTGTTGGGCGAGCCTAATCCAGCCAGTGGTATTCCCAAGTTTGCCCGTAGCCGCTACCGCTACTACCTGCGCATCACGCAGATCCTCGAAGGCATCAGCCCGGCGAAAACATTCACGATGGGGTTCGAAATGTGGAAATTCAACGGTGTCTCTGCAACCCCCATGTGGACCAATGAAGGGACCTTCACGGCAGATATGACGTTCGGGTCGGCCCCCGCCAGCTACCCGGCAGGAGCTGATTACTTAACGGGTAAGGTGAAAAACAGCGCGGGAACCATTGTAGGAAATCTAACCATGGGCCAGGTGTCCAAGTACCTGCGCGAAGCCACCGTAGAAATCGACTCAGTATCGGGGTCAGAAGCTCCCGTCGACAGCGGTGCCGGTCATACGTGGCAATCGATTTTCGACTCGGTAGGCTGGAAGATCAATGTCGTACCAAGCAACACCAATGTGGTTGAACCAAGCGGCAACTCCTGGAGCGACGGCGAGATGCACGCAGCGATGCTGGCCCGGCGCGACTCGTCGAATCTGGACACGGAATGGCGTTACCACATCCTGGCGGTGAAAAACATCGACTCAACCCCACGGGGTATCATGTATGATGCCTACGGTACAGACTCCAATAATATTCCCCGCGAGGGAATTGGCATTGCCTCGCACTGGGTCATTCCCAACGCCAATCCGTGGGGGAAAACGAAAGGACTGCGCTTCGGTACGGCCAAAGCACCTTACTTCCGCACGGCCCTGCACGAGATTGGCCATGCCATGGGCCTGTACCATAATACGGTCGACTTTGGCATTATGAACACAACCGATGTTATCGCGGCCGGGGCCGTAGCGCCGGTTCAGTTTCCGGACAACATTAAATGGCTGCACGCATCCGACGATCAGAAACGCCTGCGCCACATGCCCGATATGTTCGTGCGGCCCGGTGGCATACCTTTCGGCGGGGCGTATTCAACCCAGCCCATCAGCCCCGACGATGAGCACGTGGATGCGGTTGGGCTGGCGCTACAGGTGAAACCCCTGAACGACGTGCTGCCCATTGGTGCACCGGCCCGGTTTGAGATCAGCCTGACCAACCAGTCCGACCTGCTGCTGCCGGCCCCCACAAGCCTGCAGATGAAAAGCGGCTTCGTGAGCGGCCGCGTAACCGACCCATCGGGTACAGTTCGTTCCTTCAGTTCAATTGTCATTTGTGTGGAAGAGGTACCCCTGAGCTACATGCAGCCGGGCGATGTGCGGACAGAATCGCTGACGCTTTTGCGCGGGGGCGACGGAGCGCTGTTTCCCATTGCCGGTGCCTACACCGTTGACGTGAACGTAGCGTGGGATCTGAACGGCGGGCACGTTGGCGTTACCGGTTCAACAAACGTGTACGTAACCGGTGCCCAGACCGAATCACACGCCCGGGCGGCCATGAAAATTCTCTCGACGCCGGATACACTCCTCAGTCTGGTCATAACGGGCGATCACCTGGTCGACGGAAATGACGCCATTCAGGCAGCTCTGGAGGATAAAACGCTCTGCCCTCACTTTGCCTATGTAGAAGCAAAACGACTGGCCCAACCCTTTGCCGGACGCGAAGCTAACCTTGATGCAGCGGCCTCGCTGCTGACCGACAAGACGGTGATGAGTTCGAGTGAAATCAGAAAATGCGCTAAATTAATCGGCAAGTCGAAACAGGCGACCGGCAAGCAGGCCAAAAGCAAGATTGTTGACGTATTGGCCGTCAAGGCCAGGGAAAGTGCCAATGCCGATTCGCTCGAAGCAACGCTGACAAAGCTGTAGAACAACCATGTCCCTAATCGGCTCCGGCAATTTACGTCGGCTAGTGCAGGCAGCGCTAATCCTGGTCAGTACAGGACCCGGATTAGCGCTGAGCTGCCGCTATCATTTACCCGTTCATAAACCAACTACGACCATGAATGTGCTCGGCCGGTGGCAGAAGATTTCCGATTCAACCTGTAGCGGGCAGTATCCCGCAGTCATTGACTTCAAACCAGACGGTCTCTACTCAACCGAAAGCGATCCGAGGTCACCTGTCCATCCGATTTGGGATGTCGGCACGTTTAGTGTGGATTCGAATCAAGTTCATCTGTCAACGGCCAACGATGCCATTGTTGCCTATAAAACAACACAGGCCCGCGAACAGCTTACCTTTCAGGCACCCGACGGGTGTGTTATCGCTTACAGGCGTTTGTAGCCAGGCTCGTCTAGTGAGCCAGATAGCCCCCATCAACGGGGTAGTACGAACCCGTTACGAACGAAGCCTTGTCGGAGGAGAGCCAGATCACCAGTTCTGCTACTTCTTCCGACTTCCCTAACCGCCCGATGGGGTGCATGGCAATCAGTTGCTGCCGCGCTTCGTCGGGGAGTACTGACAGCAGGGGTGTATCGATGTAAGCAGGGCCAACAGCGTTGACGCGAATCCCTTTCTGGGCGTATTCGAGCGCGGCCGTTTTCGTTAGTCCCACCACCGCATGCTTGGCGGCTACGTAGCCCGGCGAGTTGGGTGTACCAACCTGCCCCAGAATCGACGCCATGTTCACGATACTACCGTGGCCCTGTTTAACCATCTGTGCCAGTTGATATTTCAGACAGAAAAAAACGCTGTTGAGATTGATATTGATAATTTTCTGCCAGCCCTCCAGACTATAGTCGGCGGTCATGTTCAGTTCACCGCCAATACCGGCGTTATTGCAGGCAATATCCAGCTTGCCATAGCGGTTAACCGCTTCGTTGACCAGCCGCTCGCAGTCCGACGGATCACCCACGTCGGCCAGTACGAAATGGCTCTGAACGTCCATCCCTTTAATCTGTTCGACCACCACCTGCCCCTTTTCGGCATCGAGGTCAGAAACCAGTACGTTGGCCCCATGCTGTGCGTAAAGGAGCGCAACCGCTTTACCAATGCCCGAAGCGCCCCCTGTAACGAGGGCGGTTTTTCCCGCTAGTGAATGTTCCATCGTCTTGTTCGTTTTCTAGAGAACGCCCGCTACTCAAAATGGTTATCAGATCGCCAGCTTATTAAGACGGCACCCGTATGTTTGCAGGCATGGGCCGCTTACATCTTTTTCTGTTTTTTCACTCCTGAACCTGCTGCTGGCCGTGGGATCGCCGGTGGTCCAGGGCCAGCCGGCGCGGTCTGCCTTGCTGACGGTAACCGTTCTCGACGCGGCAACGCACCAGCCCACACCCGTTAGAGTCTGCCTTACCCGTACCGGTAAGCCCGTTGTGACACTGTCCATCGAAGCCGTTACCGTCATGTATGGGCTGTGGGACCACGAAGACGGGTATGCCTTTCAGCCCGACAGTTCGTTCTACGTAGCAGGCCAGTTTACGGTCACCATGCCGCCGGGCACCTACCAGCTCCGTTTATTTAAAGGCCATGAATTTTTACAGCAGCAGGCTGAGATCATTGTCAGGCCCGGCCAACCTCTCAAACGAACGTATGTGTTGCAGCGCTGGACCCACATGGCGGCCAAAGGCTGGTACTCGACCGACGGGCATATTCACATCCGGCGGTCGCCCCGCGAGAACCCGCTCATTATGATCTGGCTTCAGGCCGAAGATGTCAACGTGGGGGCGCTGCTACGTATGGGTAATTTCTGGGAAACCTACTACCCGCAATATGCCTATGGCGGAGCGGGACTGTACGGACAGGGCAACTACCTGCTCACCACCGGCTAGGAAGACCCGCGCACGCCCGAGTTGGGCCATGCCTTCGCCATCGGTGCGTCGGACCGGGTTCGACAGCGCGATTGCTATTATCTCTTCGATGAAGTGTTCGATAAAGTCTATCAGCGCGGAGGAATGACGGGGTATGCCCACCAGGCCGAGGCATTCCACGGCTATCGGAGTCTCATCCTCGACGGTCTACGGGGCAAAGTCGACGCGCTCGAGTTGCTGCAGTTTTGTGTGGATGAGTACCTGATGCATACCGAACACTACTACCACCTCCTGGACCTGAGTATTCGGCTTACCGCCACGGCAGGCTCGGATTTCCCCTGGTGCGGACAGGACCACGGACACGGCCCACCCGAACGGTCGTCTCACATTGGCAATGCCCGTTTCTACACCCGGCTCAATGGCCCGCTTACCTTTGCCAACTAGCGCGCTGCAGTGCGGGCGGGGCATACGTTCGTGTCGAGCGGGCCCATGCTGAACCTGCGGGCAAGCACACCGGGCAGCCAGACCGCCATCTCTGGTGATCATCTGGCCCTGAGAAAAGGCAGCAGCCTAACCCTGACTGGCGACGCCTACGGGCATACCGGACAGGTTCCACGGAATACGCTCGAACTCGTCAGCCACGGCCGGGTAACGGCCCGCCAGCCGGGGCAGTCAGCCATTTATCCTTGGTGGTTACCCTGCCTTCGGTGGATTACGGCCGGCGGGTGCCGCCCGCTGCACGGCAGGCCCGAGCCAGGCAGCCCACACCACACCCGTTTACGTAACGGTCGACGGCTGGGGCTTTCACAATCCACAAACGGCAGGTCATTACCTTGACCGCAGCGAGCGGTATTTACAGGAAATCGAGGAGGAAATCAGTCGCCCGAATCCGGCTACCGAACAACGGGCCTGGCGTTACGCCGATGCGCTGAAAGCGCGTATTGCCGAAACCCGGCAGGTCATCGACTGAATGTGAAAGGAATTGCGGTGACCGTACGTACCCACGGACTCTTGTGCATCTGCCAATTTGTAACAAGCGGACCGAAGACCGTCCGTACGTTATTTCCAGGCCGTTACGTCAATGATGTTTCTGCAGAAGTCGTACTCTTCGGGCTGGTTGGAGCCGATCAGCAGCAACTGATTGGGATCGAGTTGGCGTACTTCGTCGTGGTACCAGAGCGCACCCTGCCGGTCGAGGTTGGCGGTTGGTTCGTCGAGGATAACGACCGGCGATTGGGAGAAGAAGGCCAGCCCGAGTTTTACGCGCTGCTTCATCCCCGATGAGAAGTACTTAATTTCTTTGTTCCGGGCGTGGCCGAGGAGTAGCCGGTCGGCAATCGTACCAATGGTTAACCCGTTTTTAAAGGGCTTGAACGTCTGGTGAAACGTCAGCAGTTCGTCGAGCGTGAGTTCTTCCACCAGCTCCAGGTAAGGAGCGGCCACGCTCACCTGCCGGAACCAGTTGTCGGGGTCCAGCGTCCGGCCATTCAGCGCGTACGTCAGCGTGCCTTCCGTGGCGGGCAGGCTACCAGCCAGTAATTGAAGCAAGGTCGATTTTCCGCTTCCGTTTGGTCCAACAAACGTGTAACTCGACCCTGCTTTGAGCGTCAGGTCGATGCGCCGGAAAATCCACTCTTTCCGGTACTTCTTGCCTATCTGCTCCGCAACAATTTCCATGGTTGATCAAACGCTACGTCCACGACCGAATCGTTCCGGACGTACTGTACAGTTCCGGAGCCGGGTTAGTCCCGATCCCCACCCGACGATGGGCCTTTCATGATGCCGCGCTCCGACGACCGGATAAAATTCACGATTTCGTCACGCTCGTCGGAAGGGGGCAATTCGAGTTCAATGCGGGTGAGGGCATCGGCATTGTTAAGACCCCGCATGTAGATATAGCGGTAAATCTCCTGAATCTGGTTGATTTTTTCGTTATCGAACCCCCGTCGACGCAGACCGATGGAATTGATACCGGTATACGAGAGCGGTTCCCGGGCCGCTTTCGTAAACGGGGGCACATCCTTACGGACCAGCGACCCACCTGATATCATGGCATGCGCCCCAATTTTGACCCACTGGTGCACCGAACTCGACCCGCCAACGATGGCCCAGTCGCCCATGTGAACGTGACCACCCATCTGCACGTTATTGATGATCAGGCAGTTGTTACCAATACGACAATCGTGGGCTACGTGGGCGTAGGCCATGATGAGGCAATCTTTACCGATCTCGGTTCGCCAGTGTTCTTCAGTACCCCGGCTGATGGTCGCATACTCCCGAATGGTAGTATTATCGCCAATGAAGGTGCGGGTATACTCATTTTTGAACTTCAGATCCTGTGGTGTTGCCGATATGACCGCACCGGGATAGATCTTGCAGTTCCGCCCGATCCGGGCACCTTCGTTGATCACCGCATGGGAGCCAATCCACGTTCCTTCACTTACCTCAACGTCCTTGTGGATGATAGCAAACGGCTCGACCACCACGTTTTGCGCGATTTTGGCTTCGGGGTGAATGTAGGCTAATGGTTGAATCATTTCTTTCTAGTCAGTAAGTCTGGTAAGTCGGTAAGCGGGCACGTATCCCTGTCAGCGTGTAGCGGCTGGCAGATCGATGTACCGACTTACGGACTCACTAACTCATTTCTTCTTTACTAAACTGGCAATCATGTCGGCTTCACAAACCAGGTGGTCATTGACGTAACCCCGGCCCTGCATTTTCACAATACCCCGTTTCATGGGTGTTGTGAAGGCACATTTAAAGATTACGGTGTCACCCGGCAGAACGTTGCGCCGGAACCGGCAGTTTTCGATACCAACCAGAAACGGCCAGTAGTTTTCGGGGTCAGAAACGGTACTGAGAACCAGGATGCCACCGGTTTGGGCCATTGCCTCGAGCTGCATAACACCGGGCATGACGGGGTTGCCGGGGAAGTGGCCCGCAAAGAAGGGCTCGTTCATGGTTACGTTCTTGATCCCGACAACGCTGTTCTCGTCCAGTGCGATGATCTTGTCGATCATCTGGAAAGGATAGCGGTGGGGCAGCAGCTGCGAAATCCGGTTGATGTCCAGTACCGGTGGTTGCTTGGGATCGTACTGGGGTACCTGATTGGCGGCATTCTTCTGAATGAGCTTCTTGATCTTCTTCGCGAACGCTACGTTGGCAGCATGGCCGGGCCGGGCCGCCAGAATCTGCGCTTTGATGGGTCGCCCGATTAACGCCAAGTCACCCACCATATCGAGCAGCTTGTGGCGAGCCATCTCGTTGGGGTAGTGAAGCTCCAGGTTATTAAGGATACCGTCGTTCTTGTTGACGCTTACTTTCGGTTTGTGGAGCAGGTCGGCCAGGTAATCCAGCTCCCCTTCTTTTACTTCCCGGTCCACGATGACGATGGCATTGGTCAGGTCACCACCCTTGATCAGATTCTGTTTGTACAGTGCCTCCAGTTCGTGCAGGAACACGAAAGTACGGCAGTTGGCGATCTGTTCGGGGAACTGACTGATGTCGTTCAGGTAGGCGTGCTGGCTGCTGATAACCCGTGAGTTGTAATCGACCATCACCGTCAGGCGATAATCGTTGAGTGGCAGGGCCGCCAGTTCAATGTCTTTCTCAGGATTGCGGAAGTGAACGTATTCGTTGACTTCAAAATAGTTGCGGGTCGCGTTCTGCTCTTCAATTCCCGCTTCGCGCAGGGCGTTAATGAACTGGATCGATGAACCATCCATGATGGGTGGCTCGGGACCATCCAGCTGGATAAGTACGTTATCGATCTGTAGCCCCACCAGCGCTGCCAGCGTGTGCTCGACCGTGTGAATCCGCGCCCCACTTTGTTCAATGGTTGTACCGCGCGAGAGATCAACAACATTATCGACATCAGCATCCACGATGGGGCTTCCGGGTAGATCGATGCGCTGAAACTTATAACCGTGATTGGATGGTGCGGGCAGGAACGTCATCGTTGCCGAAACGCCCGTGTGCAATCCCACACCCGATACCGAGACGGCCTTCTGGATGGTCTGTTGTTTTGTATTCATTCATGAACGGGGCTGCGTCAGACGCCGATACAGCCTATTTGTCTGTTTTCTTCTCTAATTCTTCTAAACGACGCTCCAGTTCGGGCAACCGGCGAAAAATAGCCTGCGACCGCATATTATCACGCATGAGAAACGCCGTTGACCCATTCAGCGACACGCCCTCTTCCTTCACCGACTTGCCCACGCCCGACTGAGCCCCTACTTTGGTCCCGTTGGCAATGGTCAAATGGCCGGCGAAGCCAACCTGTCCGCCAATGATGCATTTGTCGCCAATCTTGGTCGAACCGGCAATGCCCGTCTGGGCAGCTACCACCGTATGCCGGCCAATTTCGACGTTGTGACCAATCTGAACCAGGTTGTCCAGTTTGGCCCCGAGCCGGATCACCGTAGAGCCCATAGTCGCGCAGTCGATGGTGGTACCCGCTCCTACGTTTACGTAATCTTCAACGATGACGTTGCCCAGTTGCGGTATTGTCTTGTAGGTTCCGTCGGGCTGCGGAGCAAAGCCAAAGCCTTCGCTGCCAATGACGGCTCCCGGGTGGATCACACAGTACCGACCAATTAGGCAGTTATTAAGAATCCGCGCACCGGGGTGAATAATGGTGTTATCACCAATCCGGACGTTGTCACCCACGTAGGCATGCGGGTATATTTTAACGTTATTACCGATCTGGCAGTTACGCCCGATGTAGGAAAACGCCCCCCGGTAGATTTCGCTGCCAAGCGACGTGCCCTCGCCCATAAATACGGGCTCCTCGACACCTACGCGGGCAAAACTAATGTGCCGGTGGTATTCTTCGAGCAGACGGGTGAAGGCTGAATAGGAATTTTCTACAAAAATCAGGGCGGGTGATACCGGCTTTTGCGGTTGAAACGATCGATTCACGATCACCGCGGAAGCCTGCGTTGAATACAGAAACGACTCATATTTTGGATTCGCCAGAAACGAAATATCGCCTGGCTTCCCTTCTTCAATCTTTGCTAAGC is a window from the Spirosoma rigui genome containing:
- a CDS encoding SDR family NAD(P)-dependent oxidoreductase; translation: MEHSLAGKTALVTGGASGIGKAVALLYAQHGANVLVSDLDAEKGQVVVEQIKGMDVQSHFVLADVGDPSDCERLVNEAVNRYGKLDIACNNAGIGGELNMTADYSLEGWQKIININLNSVFFCLKYQLAQMVKQGHGSIVNMASILGQVGTPNSPGYVAAKHAVVGLTKTAALEYAQKGIRVNAVGPAYIDTPLLSVLPDEARQQLIAMHPIGRLGKSEEVAELVIWLSSDKASFVTGSYYPVDGGYLAH
- a CDS encoding CehA/McbA family metallohydrolase domain-containing protein, whose translation is MGHAFAIGASDRVRQRDCYYLFDEVFDKVYQRGGMTGYAHQAEAFHGYRSLILDGLRGKVDALELLQFCVDEYLMHTEHYYHLLDLSIRLTATAGSDFPWCGQDHGHGPPERSSHIGNARFYTRLNGPLTFAN
- a CDS encoding ABC transporter ATP-binding protein — protein: MEIVAEQIGKKYRKEWIFRRIDLTLKAGSSYTFVGPNGSGKSTLLQLLAGSLPATEGTLTYALNGRTLDPDNWFRQVSVAAPYLELVEELTLDELLTFHQTFKPFKNGLTIGTIADRLLLGHARNKEIKYFSSGMKQRVKLGLAFFSQSPVVILDEPTANLDRQGALWYHDEVRQLDPNQLLLIGSNQPEEYDFCRNIIDVTAWK
- the lpxA gene encoding acyl-ACP--UDP-N-acetylglucosamine O-acyltransferase; this encodes MIQPLAYIHPEAKIAQNVVVEPFAIIHKDVEVSEGTWIGSHAVINEGARIGRNCKIYPGAVISATPQDLKFKNEYTRTFIGDNTTIREYATISRGTEEHWRTEIGKDCLIMAYAHVAHDCRIGNNCLIINNVQMGGHVHMGDWAIVGGSSSVHQWVKIGAHAMISGGSLVRKDVPPFTKAAREPLSYTGINSIGLRRRGFDNEKINQIQEIYRYIYMRGLNNADALTRIELELPPSDERDEIVNFIRSSERGIMKGPSSGGDRD
- a CDS encoding bifunctional UDP-3-O-[3-hydroxymyristoyl] N-acetylglucosamine deacetylase/3-hydroxyacyl-ACP dehydratase, giving the protein MNTKQQTIQKAVSVSGVGLHTGVSATMTFLPAPSNHGYKFQRIDLPGSPIVDADVDNVVDLSRGTTIEQSGARIHTVEHTLAALVGLQIDNVLIQLDGPEPPIMDGSSIQFINALREAGIEEQNATRNYFEVNEYVHFRNPEKDIELAALPLNDYRLTVMVDYNSRVISSQHAYLNDISQFPEQIANCRTFVFLHELEALYKQNLIKGGDLTNAIVIVDREVKEGELDYLADLLHKPKVSVNKNDGILNNLELHYPNEMARHKLLDMVGDLALIGRPIKAQILAARPGHAANVAFAKKIKKLIQKNAANQVPQYDPKQPPVLDINRISQLLPHRYPFQMIDKIIALDENSVVGIKNVTMNEPFFAGHFPGNPVMPGVMQLEAMAQTGGILVLSTVSDPENYWPFLVGIENCRFRRNVLPGDTVIFKCAFTTPMKRGIVKMQGRGYVNDHLVCEADMIASLVKKK
- the lpxD gene encoding UDP-3-O-(3-hydroxymyristoyl)glucosamine N-acyltransferase yields the protein MELTVKQIATLLEGEVAGNDLLKISSLAKIEEGKPGDISFLANPKYESFLYSTQASAVIVNRSFQPQKPVSPALIFVENSYSAFTRLLEEYHRHISFARVGVEEPVFMGEGTSLGSEIYRGAFSYIGRNCQIGNNVKIYPHAYVGDNVRIGDNTIIHPGARILNNCLIGRYCVIHPGAVIGSEGFGFAPQPDGTYKTIPQLGNVIVEDYVNVGAGTTIDCATMGSTVIRLGAKLDNLVQIGHNVEIGRHTVVAAQTGIAGSTKIGDKCIIGGQVGFAGHLTIANGTKVGAQSGVGKSVKEEGVSLNGSTAFLMRDNMRSQAIFRRLPELERRLEELEKKTDK